Sequence from the Sciurus carolinensis chromosome 1, mSciCar1.2, whole genome shotgun sequence genome:
GAGGAGGCTGCGGGGCACTGGGGCGGGTACAGCACAGCTGCAGGGGAAAGGGTACCCCTTCCCCTGGCTCCACCCATATCACCGTTCAGAAAGAGGGACCCGGCTGGGCTTCGGGGGTTCACAGCTTCGCCTGCCAGAGGTGGGAAGAGACAGTGTCGGGCTGAGAGCAAAGGGGgccctccctcctcagccccaccccctcctccttaTAAAAGCGAAGAACAAAGAGGCCGCTGGGAAAGGAGGCTTTGATCTGACCCCACCTTCCCAGTTCTAGGCCAGGCACCGCCCAGAGTGCccttggggagggggagggacgCCCAGCTCTCAGGGACCCAGGCATTCTGAAACCCAGGTTCTGTCTTTCTACTGCCCCTTGCTTTTGCCCTAGCACCCTGCTAGGTGCTGCCAGTGCTTGGGGAGTGCCTCAAGTCGGTGGGCTGTCAGAAGCATCTGCCCCCTCAGCACAGGAAGCAAGCTAGGGAGGTAGAAGAGGGTGCCAAGCTCCACAGCTGCTGCTGGCACCCATCCCACACTGCCCAGAGGGGTGCCCACTGAGGCCTGGCATAAATGGCCTGGGCACAGCTGGCATGGAGGTCAGGCCAAGTCAAGCTGAGAGTACATGCTGCAGGGAGTCCTGGTGTCAGGGAAGGAGCCAGAGGGCAGTAGGTTAGGAAGGGCAACAGAAAGATGGGTGCtttattgaaggcttggtccagacactttataaaaatacaaactggCATGAAATTCAACCTCATGACAAGTCCGTCTTCACGGAAGACAAGTGAGTGACCCCCTGGGAGGGCAAGATGCTGCCCCAGGAAAGCCTAAAGGGCACAAAAAGCAGGGcttctcctttgctctgggccagCAATCCACCTGTCCCCAAGTCTTCTGCCTTGGCCCCTAGTGGCTCAAGGATTCCATCCCACCAAATCCCAATCTTCTTGGGGGAGGGGATAAGATCATCAAAGCCGCTGACAAAGCCTCTGTTTATCCTGGTTCTCCTCTGGGGTGCCAAGGGCTGTCTGCAGCTCCCTCGAAGAAGCTCTTCTTTAGCTTGTGATGAGGGGGCAAGGCTCCCATAGGGGTCACCTCAGACCCTCTAACTTTCCCCATCAATGTCTGTCTGGCTTGGCATCCTCAGTACAGGTGGCAGGGACCCCTTCCCCAAGGGGGTCTTGGGAAGGCTCTGGCTCCATGGAGTGGCAGGGAAGGTCTGTTTGGCTCACAGAACTCGAAGGAGACGCAATAtggggagcagcagcagcagcaagagaCAGAGGGGGCTGGGAGCATGTCCCCCTCGCCACCCTGAAGTGCCACTCTCTCCAGGGCTCCCAACAGGATGGGCTGACTCAGACCCTGTAAGGAGGAGGGGGTGGCACTGATGGGTTCTCCCACTTCTTAAGCAGCCCTCTTTTCTGACCTTTCCATTAGCTGTTCACTAGAGTCTTCCAAACCAGTTGGTGCCCTCCCATGATCTACTACCTCATCCTTTCTATCCCCAACTTCCAAGTCTCCCCCAAATAAAGACAACCAGTAGTCTCCCCACCTTTCAAGTCTCCTCCACTAAAGACAGCCTGTCCAGTTAAGGTCTTGAAGGACTTTGCCCAGGAGACCCCATTCCCTCAGCTCAGCTTAAAAAGGGGTGCAGCAGAAGCTCCCACATGGCTAAATGGGGGAGAAAAGGTCACAACTTGAAGCTGGACCTGGACCCCTTAGAGCCTGATGCTCCTAgattctccccctcctccccaccgcCCCACCCACTTACTGCTCTCCTTGCAGCAGACAGACACCTGGAGCCTCAAGCACTGGCCGGAACTCTCCGGAGTTGGCACCGCTGGTGGGAAATTGGGAGGAAGAAGTTAGAGCAGGGAAAGGCCCCTTCCTATGCCTTAGACTGTTTTAGACCCTCCCAGCTTCTCCTCTTTCTAGTCCCTGGAAagcttttccttattttggtgcCAAACTCAGGTAGTACCCCATCCACACCTCTCTGCATTTCCCTAGCCCCAGCTTCCTTCCAGCCAGCTACTGACTTTACCTGTCCACTACTCAGTCTTGGGTAGCAGGACTTCCCCTGGACCATAGCAAAGGCAGGGAACCCTATTCCTCACTCACTTTACCTGTCCCCTACTCAGTCTTGGGTAGCAGGACTTCCCCTGGACCATAGCAAAGGCAGGTAGCCCTATTCCTCTCCCCACCTTTCCCAACAGGTGTGCAGTGTGTCCCTCATCACTCACAGATGTAGTAGTAAGTCTCTCCAGGCAGGAACTCGAAGCCCAGGGAGAAAGGTGTGAAGCGCTGAATCTTCTCTGAGAACCGAACAGGGCCAAAGGGAGCGAAGGGCAGGGAACACTTCCAGCGCTGGAAGGCGTTTGCCCCTTCTGCCCGGCAGGCCTTATAGCCAGGCCAGTCCACCATGTATAAAGCAAATGTCTCAGGGCCCTCAGGGGGCCCTGGGCTTTCATAGTGTGGGCAGAAGATGTCTAGGTAATCGTTGAGACCCAGCTCCACCACAGCGTCTCCTCGAAGCAGCCTGTGGGCACAAGGTAGCATGGGCTGAGGAGTGATGACACAGCACAACTAGGGTGTGAAGGTCAGGGACACACCTCCTCAAAGTTCCCTGCCAgcccctctcccacccaccagagATGGAGCAGCTTGGGAAGGCCTGAGTGccccaaaatgaaaaatctcaCCAGAGTGCAAGGATCAGGTGGGCTGCTCAATCCACAGGTTCACAGAGGTTAAGGGACCACAGGGTCCCTAGAATATGGCTTCTTTATACGGGAGGAAACCAGCCACTAGCCCTACCTTTCGGGTTGGAGCCGCTACCTACCTCTCTAGCCCAGATGCCCACGCAGCCTGGCACCACACCTTTGCTTGGTAAGTGTTAGGTGGATGGATTCTGTGAAGATgctgaggtggggtggggggctagGGAACAAGGTATGGCACATAGAGCAGGTACAGAGAGCGATGAAGGTGGAGAATGTAAGAATCCTTAATCCCTTTAGACCTCAACCTGATAGTAAaaggaataagagaagaaaagaataaggtGTGGGTATTAGGTGGCTCCATTTTTTGGGAGGGCCAGGGCAAGTAGGTGCCTGGCATGTAAAGAAGCCCCCTCCACACACTACCCAATCTTCAGCCTTCTCTGGGTCCCCTTCCTCACCCTTTAGGAGCTGCCTGAAGGAGCTAATGCAGGTAGGAAGGCTGCACAGGCCACCCTCCAACAGAACCAAATACTGAATGAGCCATTACCCtgacccctacacacacacaacacacacacacacacacacacacacacacagtgaaactTGATTTATGAAAGGCCTCCAAGAGTCCCTCAATGGGTGGTCCAAAGACCACCTGCATCAAGAGGTCTAATTAGAAAGGAAGATTCCTGCCAAGAGCagtggcccaggcctgtaatcccattgactcaggaggctgaggcatgaggatcacaagtgaggccagccttggcaatttagcaagaccctatcttgaaataaaaatttacaaaagcgctgggggtgtaactcagttgtatagcacccctggattcactctCCAGTACAGTGATAGAGGCATATTCCTGGGCTCAAAAGAGACTTACTACACATAAGCTGAGCAAGGACAGGGTCTTTGCATGTTTTATTCTATCTCAACCCCAGTGCCTAGAAAGGTGCCCGGCACAAGGACAGTTCAGTGAAATTCGTGGATTGCATAAATGAGCCTGAAACCTCAGGGTTGGGGctagaacataaaattttaacagGTCCTCAAGTGGTTCAGAGGTACTGTTCTGGAACAGAGAATTCAGTTGGAGGACAATAGCTTTTATCACTGTTACTAGTATTGTAGTGACTTTACCCCTGCCCTTTCTTGGATCTGAGCACTCCCAGAGCACAGGGTCTTAGTCTTCTCATTGAGCTAATTCCCAGCGACCTAGCACAGGTCCGGGCACACAGTATGTGCTTATTAAATGTTAGTGAATAAACAGTCACAGATTGTCTGAAGtagaaaatcagaaaggaaaacagatggggaaggcagagaggcagggagaatTGGGGAGGAGGGTGGAAACAGCAAAAAATACTGAGGTTCAAAGAAAGACAGctcaggagaaagaaagaaataatcgTTTGTGTATGAACAGCTTGCACCATTTTTTCACATGCATGACCTCAGTTAGTCCGCCTGACTTGCCAGGGTGCTAGGTATTATTAGCCCATTTTGCAGGTGACATAACTGAGGTTAGGGAGGTCAAACAACCTGCCCAAAGGTGATTAAGCTAGTAGGGCAGGGTCGAGACCGGACAGAAATAGAAGGACCAGATGGAAGGAGAGATACTGAATGAGATCAggagccagagagagccagagagagccagaggaGGCTCAGCAAGCTGGAGAGTAACCTACACTCTTTCACAAGAGTAAAGCCCCTTCCCTCATTCTCAGTCGGTCCACCCTAACTCAGGCTGGCCAGAGGCTGGGGATTGCAAGAGAAGAGAGGGGGGCGGGGCCCGGAATGCAGGCCGAGGCCCCCCAGCTCCACGCTCCCAGACTCCACCGACCTCGGCCAGGACTGGGGTCCTCCGCCCGACCCCCAACACGTGCGGGAGGGGGGAGACCCAGGGCGCGCCTcgcccctcccccttccccctcccccgccGACTCAAACAAAGGAGCCCCGGCGCGCCGCCGGGCTTAGGCGGCGCCGCGCAAAGAGCGAGTGGAGGGCGCGCGCATAGCCCGGGAGCGCGCAGGCCCGACTAGGCGCTCGCCTGGTTCGGCCCGGCTACCTGGGGTTACTGGAGTTCCAGTAGATGGGGTGGCGGAGGCTGGAGCCCCCCCGCAGAGGGGAACCGAGGAGCGCGGCCCAGAGGACAGTccgcagcaggggcagcagccgCATCGCCCCCAGGGTCCGGTCTGGTCTGGTCCGGCGGGTCCCGGCCCGCTTCGCAGTCTGAGCGAGAAAGGTACAAAGTGGAGGGGGGGGTGTAGAAAGGGGGGGTGGTGCGGAGACTCCGGGCCACGCCCCTGGATAACTTTCCACCAATGAAAACCTGTCTCCGCCTCTACACCCAGAGCCAACTCTTGTTAACCCTTTGTGCACCGTATCCCGCGCCAGGTTAGCCAAAGATTCTACTGAGGCTGCACCGCACTGCCACCGGGCGAGAAGGAGGGACGTATTCCACTAAGAATTTTTGAGGGAAGGTCTGGTCTTTCTTGTCTTATTAGTATAAGGTAAAAAGCCTTATTAGAAATTTGGGAGGCCGGCGCGGTGGCCCGCACCTGTAGTCTCAGATACTCCagaggaggatcacttgagcccagaaatcTGAtgcagcttgggcaatttagcaagacccaatctaatgaaagagagaaggaaggaagtttGGGAATTTTAAAACGAGCATACACCCTTTGCCCAGATAGGGGAAAATGAGGCACGAGAAAGGATCCACCAAGCATGTCCAGCCACCTTCATGTTCAGCCATCCCTTTTTCTTTGCACATATAAGGCTAGTGAGAAGGGCTAGTGAGATGAGCCTTCTATGGGACACACCTGTTCCCACAGAACCCTAGGTGGTGTGTTAGATGCCCACTTTGGAGTTGGCACCTGTCCCTTTCCGTCCCACACCTTCATTCTGGGCAGGGGGCCCACGCGGACCCATCCGGAGGACGAAGTGATGAGGTGGTTGCGGCCTGTACAAAGCTCCTTTGTTCCTGAGCCCTCAGGTGGGGGcgggggagcaggaggaggcaggtgcGCGGCCTTGGGATCGTGGGAGCCGCCGCCCCGCTCCGCCCCGGCTCCGGGGCTCTGAGAATACCAGTTAGATCCACTTTTCCCAGTCACAGGTCCCAGGGTGGGGACGTAGGTCCGACCTCTTGATTGGTTTGTAGATAGTCGTCCCTGGGGACCAGGCAGCATTGGATGCGAGAACTAGGAGACTAGAGGTAACAACGGGCAAACAATTCTCTGTGGTACAGGATCGCTCTAAGGGTCATCCTAGACTCAGAAACAATTCCGGAGCCTCCGCGCGACACCAACTAGTTGACCCATTCTAGGACTCCCGCCCTCCCCAGCAAGCCCTGGTCTGAGGAGGCAGCGTCTCCTGGCGGCCAGAGCTGGAAACGCAGGAGAGGCGACCGGCTTCCCAGAACGAACTTCAAGACTCGCTCGCAAGATCTCACTTTATTGCAGCAGAACAGAAACAGGCTGGGTGCACCTCCCTCAGCCCCATTCAGCCCCAGTTCCTCCTTAACCCTCGGCTGCAGCTATACTGGCGAGTCCTCAGGGTGCTGCTTTAGGGCGCCTGATGGTGCTTGGTTTCTTAAGACGGGACATCACAGCGTCCACGCTCCGGTTTCTTCAGTCGTTGTAAGGGATTCCGATGAGGTTCCACTTCTTTAAGTCCTAAATCCGAGTGGGAGGCAGCGGAACTTCAAGAAGAGGTCAGAGGTAGAGCGAGGACGTTGCTGGGGGCGGTGGTGCTGGCCTGGAGTTGGGAGGAAAAAGGTCACACATCCCTTTTCCCCAGATCACTTGCCTTGTCCACCCATCGTCAGCGATCTCCTCCTCACCTACCTGGAGGGGACGACTAAGGGCATGATTCCAGCCCCTGGGCCAGGCAAGTCAGCCGAAGGGCGCCTGCCATCGGGGTCAGCAGGCAGTGGCTTCCTTGGGGGTGGGGGCTTGGTAGGCCCCTGAGACTGAGAGAGGGAAGGCATGAGCTAGCTTGGGGGGTTTCATGTTGCCCACCCCTATCACACTGGTGCTGGGGAACACCAGCCTGGGGGCAGGACCAGAAATCACCCTTGTCTCCAAACAAACCTGTCACCATTAAAGGAGCCACTGGGATATGTGCCCTCAGGCACAGAGGGGGCTTCTCGCCACGGCCACCACCGCCACGGCTACCAGCACCACAGCCCTAGGTGGGGGAAGAGGCTGTGCCCTTCTCTCCCCCCACTGTTACCTTCGGGCGCCTCACCACCGGGTCAGCGGGCAGAGGGCGAGTGGGGGGATTGGGTCGGTCAGCCAGCTCAGCCTGGACAGAGAGAGGGGCAGTGGCTGAGTACAGCCAGGAGCAGTGGTCATgcagaggttccccagaggagttCAGGAAAACATGCAATGGCAGCCAGGGGCAGGAGAGAATGGGGACATGCAGAAGGCTTGGGTGCATGCCAACAGATACATGCTTCAAGGGGAGGAAGGTGCGAGTCAACCATGGAGTCCCTGACTGACTGCAGTCCCGCCACTCACCACCAGATGGTGGTAGAAACCAAGGCAGGAGGCTCACCCTTTGCGGCTTCTGGGGCTCAGCCTCAGAAGGCTGAGTGACACCCTGGTCACCTAATGAAGAGCACCACTGGCAGGGAGCAGGGATGAGCACTGCAGTTGGGCACCAAGCCTCCCACCTGTCCTGGGCCAGGGCGGGGCCCCGCCCAGATTTACCTGGAGTCTCTTGGGCACAGGGTCAGGCGGCAGCGGCCTGGAGGGGGGGGCCGGGAAGCCCAGAGCACTAACCTGCTGAGAGGTCAAGAGGAGTGACAGGCACAGAgtgggggagaagggagcagAAAGACAGATGTGGGCAGAGAGGGGTTAGTGCCCAGGCAGGGGCAGCCAGGGCCCCGGGGGCATAGGAGTTGTGCATGCAGTTATTCAGCTGCATGCAGAGGGGTGACAAGTGGTGAGGTGAGGGGCATGCAGGTCACCTCTGCACACAGGTTC
This genomic interval carries:
- the Efna4 gene encoding ephrin-A4 — its product is MRLLPLLRTVLWAALLGSPLRGGSSLRHPIYWNSSNPRLLRGDAVVELGLNDYLDIFCPHYESPGPPEGPETFALYMVDWPGYKACRAEGANAFQRWKCSLPFAPFGPVRFSEKIQRFTPFSLGFEFLPGETYYYISVPTPESSGQCLRLQVSVCCKESRSESAHPVGSPGESGTSGWRGGHAPSPLCLLLLLLLPILRLLRVL